GACGGCCTGCTGGTCCAGGTCACCTGCACCATGCGCAGCCCCGGCATCGTCGGCCTGCTGGACGGCGTGATGCCCGACATCACGGTGACGGGCCACTCGGTCAAGGAGCAGGACAGGTGACCGGCCGTTGGTTCGGACCGGTCGAGCCGACCGATCCACCCGTGACCGGCTCCGGCGCCGAGGACGGCGGCCGCGCCATCATCGAGGTGATCTTCCTGGCCGTACTGATGTTGATCCCGGTGGTCTACATCCTGATCAGCGTCCTGCGGATCCAAGCCGCGACGTTCGCCGTCACCCAGGCCGCCCGCGACGCCGGACGCGCCTTGGACCGCGCGCCGACCGTTGACGACGGCATTGCCCGAGCCCGTCAGATCGCCCGCCTGGACCTGGCCGACCAACACGTCTCCGACGACCAACTCACCCTCACCTTCGTTGCGACGGGTACCGGATGTGACGGCGGTGCGGTCGTCAGCCCGAGCACCGAGGGCGGTGCGGTGTACGACATCTGCGTCACCGCGGTCATCAGTCTCCCCGGTGTTCCGTCTGTCCTGACCGGCTCGAAGAACACGGTGACCGGCATCTACACGGTGCACATCGGCGACCTCCGGGAGGGCAGCTGATGCACCCGGAGCGGCTCGATGACGACCGCGGCTCCATCACCCCGCTCGTCATCGGCATGGTGCTGTGCCTGCTGCTGCTCGGTGCCGGTGTCACCGCGGCCGGCTCCGCATTCCTGGCCGGACAGCGTCTGCGCCACATGTGCGACGGGGCGGCCGCTACCGCCGCCGGGGCGATCACCGACGCCGGCGCGACGACCACGACCGCCGACTCGCTGCGGAGCTACTTCGCCGACCGCGGCGACGAGCCGGCCGTCGACATCGACCTGCGCGGCCCGACCTTGAGCCTGACCTGCAGCGCCGACTACCCCGTCACCTTCGGCGCTCTCTTCGGCTCCCCGACCGTCCACCGCACCGTCACCTCCACTGCGCGGACCCATCTCTCGACGACGGCGTGAACCGAGAAGGACCCGACAGGTGACCGCCCTGTCGAACCCGGCGGCCCGCCCGGTACTTTCGCCGAAGACAACGGCGGAGGGCCGGGCGGACGGGAGTGGGCCATGCACCTGATGAGTTGGCTCGCCGCTCGTGACCGGGGGTTCTCTGCCCTCCGGCGAGCGGCGCGGACGGCGATCATCATGCCGGCGATGTTCGCCCTGGGCGACAAGATCTTCGACGACCCGAACCTGGCCACCTACGCTGCGTTCGGATCGTTCGCGATGTTGATGCTGGTCGACTTCGGTGGGCCCGTCCGCGACCGGGTGCAGGCGCAGATCGCGCTGTCCGTCGTCGGAGCGGTCTTCGTCTGCCTGGGCACACT
This window of the Nakamurella panacisegetis genome carries:
- a CDS encoding pilus assembly protein TadG-related protein — encoded protein: MHPERLDDDRGSITPLVIGMVLCLLLLGAGVTAAGSAFLAGQRLRHMCDGAAATAAGAITDAGATTTTADSLRSYFADRGDEPAVDIDLRGPTLSLTCSADYPVTFGALFGSPTVHRTVTSTARTHLSTTA